The following are from one region of the Littorina saxatilis isolate snail1 linkage group LG2, US_GU_Lsax_2.0, whole genome shotgun sequence genome:
- the LOC138958373 gene encoding serine-rich adhesin for platelets-like: MADGQPAAPLSQQMESLEDTDFYSKADQTPSVTTGQHRFDGVNRLVLIDKTEKSFEKSGSDLVAGVKSFTTEDVKSAESQVTWESETTDNVGKDMQALDEESRTSLEESKKSLDNEDQKTTHTEDQQPSASKETSATTVTLSESETQVSLVDKSSSRLQESLHETSTETSEKPRNPNSETCSVSKHNTLSDSVNQVNQENMSDDAEQQSPDGNMLSNPEIMSKIHQPSDVQNNAAENLTPTYDSPSGEPSKSNKKDSSMHESQTQKLGAGACEGQISTGYLDRVISDMQSMSGSQCEAAGGSVQISRAELALMVAQTLKAQTMSTYMQDLVQTNCVLNTQNEVMKETIVQMRNSQTAGEKDYTSLPPLPTEAEVFRFDKYSLPPASLPVVLDRPASTSGFCPFSKLDQASASQNTDQEHPMSMVLTDGDSITVFPQLADCISYDGDPSLRSKGNRGASAAGSSGNAGASASNFAPSPGLQTYNMPNLALFDNARCYSLGPQQQVEILGGSAGVPLEQHQLATDELEKMKMFLHKITTEGGVHPNNLMELANLRNQVNHLRSENGQLKAELENRPVPHTALNRQIQDLNQKILQQKKREDKLFQDISKLHLENKKLRDPRPSSQPPSSVGLHALPTIPALQNPVASRESELQTDKLQKENDKLRQFCAEARRSEMEAKEAAQQAQLKLKAARDYTLSLGHDLKVKITHCEELGNELRGLNTEIDRLKKMHLQEADRCKQLEQMIADERKRWSRDEKQLLDQVRKDAKFIQVLEELVLAVDRVRDGVPLQPSQEDHLAALKEQSASRASLTTSARSTKSASSRAGATATSTSSSRTQHQIPRSSSGNTSTGAGPRPLQGFHSSSRDGGGSSSSAGGRGTHSSAIQGSGGGSPASLPSVLPQQRTRQHSGTPAVQPHGNRPLQRSNIAGSSPEMLPPPGSGAGSGRQRQQ; this comes from the exons ATGGCTGACGGTCAACCTGCAGCGCCTTTGAGCCAGCAGATGGAATCTTTGGAAGATACAGATTTTTATTCAAAAGCCGATCAAACGCCATCAGTAACGACAGGTCAGCATAGGTTTGATGGGGTGAACAGGTTAGTTTTGATAGACAAAACTGAAAAAAGTTTTGAAAAATCAGGGAGTGATCTGGTAGCTGGCGTTAAATCTTTTACAACAGAAGATGTGAAATCGGCTGAAAGTCAGGTCACTTGGGAATCAGAGACGACCGACAATGTAGGCAAAGATATGCAGGCACTTGATGAAGAAAGCAGGACATCTCTTGAAGAAAGCAAGAAGTCTCTTGATAACGAGGACcaaaagacaacacacacagaggatCAGCAGCCTTCAGCGAGCAAGGAGACATCTGCTACGACTGTGACCTTGTCTGAAAGTGAAACCCAGGTGTCTTTGGTTGATAAAAGCTCCTCACGTCTACAAGAAAGTCTGCATGAAACCTCAACAGAAACTTCTGAAAAACCAAGAAATCCAAACAGTGAAACGTGTTCTGTTTCTAAACATAACACACTGTCAGATTCTGTGAATCAGGTTAACCAAGAAAACATGTCAGATGATGCAGAACAGCAGTCACCCGATGGCAACATGCTAAGTAATCCAGAAATTATGTCAAAAATTCACCAACCCTCAGACGTGCAAAACAATGCAGCTGAAAATTTAACACCTACATATGACAGTCCATCAGGTGAACCATCAAAATCTAACAAGAAGGACAGTTCAATGCATGAAAGTCAGACACAGAAGCTAGGAGCAGGGGCCTGTGAAGGACAAATCTCAACAGGATATCTTGATAGAGTTATTTCTGACATGCAGTCTATGAGTGGCAGTCAGTGTGAAGCAGCAGGGGGTAGTGTGCAGATCTCCAGAGCGGAGCTGGCCCTGATGGTGGCACAGACGCTCAAGGCGCAAACCATGAGCACCTACATGCAGGACCTGGTCCAAACCAACTGTGTGCTCAACACACAGAATGAAGTCATGAAGGAAACCATCGTGCAGATGAGGAACTCGCAGACAGCTGGAGAAAAAGATTACACTAGTTTGCCTCCACTGCCCACCGAGGCTGAGGTCTTCCGTTTCGACAAGTATTCGCTACCACCGGCCTCCCTGCCAGTTGTATTAGACAGACCGGCAAGCACCTCTGGTTTCTGTCCTTTCTCAAAATTGGACCAGGCAAGTGCTTCACAGAACACTGACCAAGAACATCCCATGAGCATGGTGCTGACGGATGGTGACTCCATTACTGTTTTTCCTCAGCTTGCAGACTGCATCAGCTATGACGGTGACCCTTCTCTCCGCAGCAAGGGAAACAGGGGAGCCTCGGCAGCAGGCAGCTCTGGGAACGCAGGAGCTTCTGCGTCAAATTTTGCACCGAGCCCAGGGCTACAAACATACAACATGCCAAATCTAGCCCTGTTCGACAATGCAAGATGCTATTCCTTGGGACCTCAGCAACAAGTGGAAATCCTGGGTGGGAGTGCCGGAGTGCCACTTGAACAGCATCAGCTGGCAACAGATGAACTggaaaagatgaaaatgtttctgcacaaaatcaccACTGAAGGTGGTGTTCACCCGAATAATTTGATG GAGCTTGCAAATTTAAGAAACCAGGTGAATCACCTGAGGTCGGAAAATGGTCAGCTGAAAGCAGAGCTTGAAAACCGGCCTGTTCCTcatacagcgctgaacaggcaaATCCAGGATCTAAATCAAAAG attttacaacagaaaaaaagagaagataaATTATTTCAAGACATATCCAAGCTTCATTTGGAAAACAAGAAGTTGAGGGACCCAAGACCCTCTTCTCAG CCCCCATCGTCAGTGGGCCTGCATGCACTACCCACCATCCCAGCTTTGCAAAATCCTGTAGCCAGCAGGGAGTCTGAGCTGCAAACCGACAAACTGCAAAAGGAAAATGACAAACTGCGACAATTTTGTGCCGAG GCAAGGCGATCTGAAATGGAGGCCAAGGAAGCAGCACAACAGGCACAATTAAAGCTCAAAGCAGCTCGTGATTATACCTTGAGCCTTGGTCATGATCTCAAAGTCAAGATTACCCACTGTGAAGAACTTGGTAACGAACTGAGGGGATTAAACACTGAG ATTGATAGGCTGAAAAAGATGCATTTGCAAGAGGCAGACAGATGCAAGCAGCTGGAACAAATGATTGCTGACGAACGCAAACGTTGGTCCAGAGATGAGAAGCAGCTGCTGGATCAGGTCAGAAAGGAT GCAAAGTTCATACAAGTGTTAGAAGAACTGGTGCTAGCTGTGGACAGAGTCCGGGATGGTGTACCACTTCAGCCAAGTCAAGAAGATCACCTGGCAGCTCTGAAGGAACAAAGCGCTTCAAGAGCGTCACTGACCACGTCAGCACGGAGCACCAAATCGGCAAGTTCACGGGCCGGAGCAACTGCCACATCTACAAGTTCTAGCCGCACGCAGCACCAGATTCCACGTTCCAGCTCAGGGAATACCAGCACCGGTGCTGGACCCAGACCCTTGCAAGGTTTTCACAGCAGCAGCCGAGATGGCggtggcagcagcagcagcgcaGGAGGGCGGGGCACACACAGCAGCGCCATACAAGGATCAGGCGGTGGGTCTCCTGCGTCTCTGCCTTCCGTGTTGCCACAGCAACGAACCCGGCAGCATTCTGGGACCCCAGCGGTACAGCCCCATGGTAACAGGCCTCTGCAGAGGAGCAACATTGCAGGGAGTTCTCCAGAAATGCTGCCTCCACCAGGCTCAGGTGCAGGCTCCGGCAGACAAAGACAACAGTGA